A region from the Peromyscus maniculatus bairdii isolate BWxNUB_F1_BW_parent chromosome 5, HU_Pman_BW_mat_3.1, whole genome shotgun sequence genome encodes:
- the LOC102905396 gene encoding acylcarnitine hydrolase-like isoform X2: MMNIEGRVDMKQILPPISMSEDCLHLNIYTPAHAHEGSNLPVMVWIHGGGLVVGMASMYDGSTLAAIEDVVVVNIQYRLGVLGFFSTGDQHARGNWGYLDQVAALRWVQQNIAHFGGNPDQVTIFGESAGGTSVSSLVVSPMSKGLFHRAIMQSGVVLLPDLISDTHEMVYSTVANMSGCETTDSEDLVRCLRGKSEAEILAINKVFKTIPATVDGVVFPRHPQELLASVDFRPVPSIIGFNNDEYGFIVPMALGSSQTIKEITRENLQAVMKNTAAQMMLPPECGDLLMEEYMGDTEDPHALQIQFTEMMGDFMFGIPALQVAHFQRSYAPVYFYEFQHQPSFLKSTRPPHVKADHGDEVPFVFGPFFFGIKIDFTEEEKLLSRRMMKYWANFARHGNPNSESLPYWPMLDHDEQYLQLDIKPTVGRALKARRLQFWTKTLPQKIQEIQGTQDNHTEL, translated from the exons ATGATGAATATAGAGGGTAGGGTGGATATGAAACAGATCCTGCCTCCCATCTCTATGTCTGAGGACTGCCTGCATCTCAACATCTACACACCAGCTCATGCCCATGAGGGTTCTAACCTGCCT GTGATGGTGTGGATTCATGGTGGTGGACTGGTTGTAGGCATGGCTTCCATGTATGACGGATCCACTCTAGCAGCTATTGAGGATGTGGTGGTTGTCAATATCCAGTACCGTCTGGGTGTACTGGGCTTCTTCAG CACTGGAGACCAGCATGCCAGAGGCAACTGGGGCTACCTGGACCAAGTGGCTGCCCTACGCTGGGTCCAGCAGAACATCGCCCACTTTGGAGGCAACCCTGACCAGGTCACTATTTTTGGCGAGTCTGCAGGTGGCACAAGTGTGTCTTCACTTGTTGTTTCCCCAATGTCCAAAGGACTCTTCCACAGAGCCATTATGCAGAGTGGAGTGGTCCTGCTGCCTGACCTTATCTCTGACACCCATGAGATGGTCTACTCT ACAGTGGCCAACATGTCTGGATGTGAGACCACggactcagaggacctggtgcgcTGTCTGAGAGGCAAAAGTGAAGCAGAGATTCTAGCCATTAATAAG GTTTTCAAGACCATTCCTGCCACCGTGGATGGAGTGGTTTTTCCCAGGCATCCCCAAGAGCTGTTGGCTTCTGTGGATTTTCGCCCTGTCCCCAGCATCATAGGTTTCAACAATGATGAGTATGGTTTCATTGTCCCTATG GCCTTGGGCTCCTCtcagacaataaaggaaataacAAGAGAGAACCTGCAGGCTGTTATGAAGAATACAGCAGCACAAATG atgctgcctcctgagtgtggtgaCCTGCTAATGGAAGAGTACATGGGGGACACAGAGGATCCCCATGCCCTCCAGATACAGTTCACAGAGATGATGGGAGACTTCATGTTTGGGATCCCTGCACTCCAAGTAGCACATTTTCAGC gttcctatGCCCCTGTCTACTTCTATGAGTTCCAACATCAACCCAGCTTCCTCAAGAGTACCAGGCCACCCCATGTGAAGGCTGACCATGGTGATGAAGTTCCGTTTGTCTTTGGGCCTTTCTTCTTTGGCATTAAAA TTGACTTCACTGAGGAGGAGAAGCTACTGAGCAGGAGGATGATGAAGTATTGGGCCAACTTTGCAAGACATGG GAACCCCAACAGCGAGAGTCTACCCTACTGGCCCATGTTGGACCATGATGAGCAGTACCTGCAGCTGGACATCAAACCTACTGTGGGCCGAGCTCTGAAGGCCAGAAGGCTGCAGTTCTGGACCAAGACTCTGCCCCAGAAGATCCAGGAGATACAGGGGACTCAGGACAATCACACAGAGCTTTAG